Genomic segment of Malus domestica chromosome 15, GDT2T_hap1:
aaatgacagaaattgacAAGAGATGTAAAATAAGTAAAAAAGagtatgtggatagcacaccctatACTATACTATAGATAATGTACCTTGTCAAATGCCTTTTTATCCACTACATACTACGCCTTCATTGGATACAATATCATACAATATCTTAAAAATGAACCTGTaacatttgttgatgcacaaaatcaatgaggactttggtacaacagaaagtgtcaagtttgtgaccttcgctagattgctccgatcactagtgtggataagtatgtaaatggatagagatagggaagcaaacacaagatgtacgtgcttcatctagattggctacgtccacggagtagaagagttctcattaattgtgaagggtttacacaagtacataggttcaagctctcatttagtgagtactagtgaatgatttagtacaaatgacattaggaatattgtgagagaatgatctctatttatagaagagagtttctagtttcattctaacattgacacgtgttgtgttgtgattggcttctgatgttgacacgtgtcgcgctatgattggcttctgatgtcgacacgtgtcgcgctatgattggcttctgatgtcgacacgtgtcgcgctgtgattggcctcctggttggagggaaactcttatgggtccttgacggtataacgttgaccggtgctcagtagtttcgggattggtcaagtatggtacaaacagtgctcccttaagttTCCGAGtaagggaaactcctcggttcgggacttgcaagatccaagccattgagtaatcacgaaacttctaagtaccgaagtgtggtatcattttcacttgccttatctgtctcatatgtagatgtggcattttctctagaagtacttttcctccatctaggggtggtatctttaaccgatgaagatgcacaaggtaatgtatcaatttcacttgaagcatacttgtagtttcgggcttggtcaagtgcgatacaaaccctatagtaagagtcccccaagtagtcgagctaggagatttaccgaaggaggtaacagacaaggtaagcaatcagacttccaagcaagcaacctggatcggaggttcgacttcggcttccggttaattgttctccttctcattgtgtcgtaaacaacaacaaggataaggagaagcaaatgcagaaaagatgatatgagatacctttacttttgaagaagtaactttccacaggcttattcttgaactgggctggagggttttctggtttcctccatagtataaggccgactcaagaatttgagggtcaaaacaagtccatcaaatctagagtatgtttgaccctgatgatatgggatacttttgctgttgacaaagtagtggatgtatcagcacgtgttctgttacgcttgtcttcacatgtttccttgtatcattctcacttgccctatttgttcctcaggcagatgtggtatcttctctggaagcataagatgttgaagatgagtacttgagagcaatgccaggtgagtaatcaggcaaggggttccaggcagtcagttcctgactggaagcttgattccaagtgttgattgattgctctttttctccttgtcttgcaggtaaggacaaggccaaaggaaaagatagggaaaaagcatgatatgggatactcttgcttttaaccctgatgatatgagatactcttactctggtgtggcttgtttgcagaggtattatcatgaggaaaagaagctgagtatttcgagagactttgctgagagtgccttctcggatgtgaagaaaagttgagtatttttttttatttgcaggtctgcctggctgtgaaggatggaggtcgacatatataggagtttccctaacaacaagtagtagtgctattcctttacccttcttggtcatagcaatgtagtgggagttgcaagtttcacgtgttttaactttgtcagagcactttgaaaaagtggtctgtggtatttggaaagctgatgttgcgtgtgaagattgcagacaagctttatccaaggaaatctggctctcgaagttcggagagcggtgcctcttcggtttttgaacaagcaatcctgtcggggatctgactctcgagattcagagaacagtgcctcttcgatttttgagaaagtaattatgctgggagtctgactcttgagattcggagagtagtgtctcttcgattttttagaaagttatcctgttgggagtctggctctcgagattcggagggcggtgcgtcttcaatttttgagcacgtaatcctgttgggagtctggctctcgagattcggagagcggtgcctcttcaatttttgagaaagcaatcttgttgagagtctgactcttgagattcggagaacagtgtctcttcgatttttgagaaagtaatcctgttgggagtctggctctcaagattcaaaGGGcagtgcttcttcgattttttagcacgtaatcctattgggagtctggctctcaagattcggagagcggtgccttttcgatttttgagcaagcaatcttgttgggagtgttttctcgaatgtgagtaaaggttgggcatttttaccagtctgtcttgccacggagcacggaggttgacacacattgggactttctagttatcaagcaatggtgctgttcctttacccttgtgggtaatagtagggtagctggaccttcaaaatttatgtgtctaaactttgtcaaagatttttggaaaagttatttgtggtactcgatgagctgatgttgcatgtggaaagtggtgcctcttcgatttttgaaccaacggccctgtttccctttcttttataagggcaccaattgtgtgcaagaagtacattcagagagttattgcttgtaggaattttccccttacttcagagatttattgcacctcatttctccttcatcatttataagaatgtctggcccatccaaccgtcgttttgacttgaactttggtgaagaggcagccatgccttctcaagacaacatatggcgcccatccttcttatctcctactggtcctcttaccattagggactctgtgatgaagaatgatatgaccgatgcggtggtggccaggaacattctcactcccaaagataacaaactactttccaaacggtctgatgagttggctgttaaggattctctatctctcaatgtgcaggttctgtgtctaatatgacccaatacctatttgctcgaacctgccaagttgaatcattggcgactgaagtgataagtctcaaacaagagatcagagggctcaagcatgagaataaacagttgcacaagctcgcacatgactatgctacaaacatgaagaggaagctcgaccagctgtaggaatctgatggtcagattttacttgatcatcagaggtttgtgggtttgttccaaagacatttattgccttcgtcttctagggttgtactgtgtaatgaagctccaaatgatcaaccttcggtgcctctcCTTCtgaggttctgcctagtactgaggctccgaataatcaccatctggtgcctcctctttctggggctctgccgactgctgagacttctcctgagcaacctttgtgaaagctccctcttgtttgtttattttgattgatgtatatgtacatatttgtaacttatcggagatatcaataaacaagctttgcttcatgtcaacatattgtgttaaatacactaagacattcttcactaagttctttgaatttttccttttgttgaagcttgtatgttaatGCTTTGTGAGTAAAGCATGTAGGTTAAGGTAGTTCtcctttaatttcccgagtgaggaaaacttctcgtttggagacttgaaaaatccaagtcactgagtggtcgtgagacttccgagtatcaaagTGCAGTGGTATAACATTTTAATGAATGAAATGTAGAGATTTTACTTGGACATTCATAGTTCAAAACTCTTCAATCTCTTAAATTACTGTAATAATTTCGAATTCCTCGTTATTAATGGAATTCTTCATCACTTTTACCGGAGAAAGTTTGACTTAGCTAACAATAACGTATACACTTGTATTTGATTTGATATTTAGTTATTGGCCCGTTGCGTATTTAGTTTGATAGATAATTGAAAAAATGATGTAGTGCGAGTTGGGTATTGCTCTAGTGTGTAgtgttttcttcttcaatcAATTGTATCTCAAGTTTAAGTTTTAGGACAATTAGATACAATAAATATATGTTGACATTGGTAGATTATGTCCTCATTATATAATCATTTATTAGGTAATTATTATGTCATCGATATATGACCAACATATTGTCGTTACACAAAAAACTCCATTGGTTCAAAAGCTAGTACATACACGTGGCCATGGGTGTAGaacaatcaattaaaatttgaaagtaAAGCTGCTTCATACTAATTTCTCGTTGACATTAACGCTAAAAACTTCTTTAGACGAAAATTTGAGTGTCACTAATATTATAATACGTATATCTTTGTCATATCACGtaataatattaaataaatgttttatgtAATTCGTAATAAGGATTTCTTGGTCTCTAGATAGGCCGGCGAGGGTTTCAGaatctttttatttgtttaacaGGATACTTAACCTAGAAATAGCTCAATCATAAGGTCCAACAGCTGAAAGATCACGACACACAACCTAATTTTCCAAGtttaattttaaggaaaactaatgaaaagggcttgaaaactttgagttttaatgataaggacaaaataaagagtaaagtgaatagtatcaggattgactttttagtgtaaaaatgtggtttttcgttaaagtgaacagtaccgggttcttttcgttaaagttcccttaattttaTGGGTTTATGGTATATCTCTTTTTAGCCGGCCTCTTGGACCTTGCTGCCTTtttgttgggttgggttggtttTGGGcgttttgcattctttgttctatatttttgtttatttattttttctatctaactattaagaatttaatttatATAACTAAATAGTCAAATGTCATTCGGCTTCTACGATGAGAAGTTTGGAAACACTGGTAAGTGATGCTATTATTCATTTGATATATATGGGTGGCCGTCGGACAATATGATTGAtatgtttatattataaattgaTTGTTTTTGTTGATGCCATCAtcgatctatattttattcatctAAATAACATGGATTCCAATTCAGATGTAGAAGGAGGAGCACCCGGTATACATAACAATAGCGATGTTCTAAGTATTCTAAAAAACTACTCATGTATGAGTTCTCAATGAAAGCTTTGCATCAATTGACCCATTAATGTATCTCTGATATCCAAATAGAGCGAACCACTATTGCAATTTCAATAAATAAAACGTCCAACTAAGAAACTTAGTAGTATGAACAAATAATAAGATCAATTTGTTTGGCttaatatttgaatattggggctcaaaagaaggaaagtCCAAGGATGCCAAATTAAAGGAAGACTTGCCCGAAGCCCAGTTCAAGCCCATGAATAAACTGAAGCCTTCTCAGCCAAAAAACAAGCCACGTGTCTATGAGTGAAGTGATAAGTGATGGAGACTAACTTACTATCATCCAAAGAACACTTTCTAGTGGCATTACAAGTAAAAAGTCGATGACTCACTACCTTCCAAGTGTTTTCGAGCAAGAGCAAAAGTTATAGCAACTAGGCCAAACTACctataaaaggaagaagagacaAACTCTGCtttcaagccagatttgcatccaaaagctaAAATCAACCCAGATTCAGTCATTTTTAGCATCCAAAAGCTGAAAAAAGCTATCTCTTGTCTAGTATAAAAGCTTTACTACCTCCCttagtgttgtagtatcgattctctcgtgtaaacttgtttaccatccatccctttttagcatataaaccctgtaaattcaaagagaagtgactgcaagaagttcaaccttaCCAGACAAGGTTAAATCTTGCCTGAAACTATTTGTTTACTTTCTAAATTAGTAGATCTATTGCTTAATGCATTATCCAGCATGTATTCAAGTTGTTTCCACCTGTTTTTCTGTTTTAAGAGTTTTATTTGCATCTGGATATGGTTAGCTTGATGgatatattttcattaaaagtaaTTTGAAACCAAACACATGACATAAGGGGCTTTGAACTCCCTTCATTCAAACATACAAGaccatgaactaaaagtccttgtttacaaggtaAGAAAAATAACTTAATACAAACTTAACCCATCTATGACAATCATTTGATAATAAGAAGTTGATGTAACTTGGGGCGTAAGTAATCAACATAAAACACACTTGTTCAACATTTGCTATACTGAGAtagtagtggcacgcctaagcacttagttagttttgattgcgagcctcaaggcttACACCTAAAGCCCTATAAAGGCACttttcagaactaactttgttcTCCTCTTGTAGTACATCAACAAGCAAGAACCCTACCACACATCCAAAGTACCAATCCTTTAGAGAGCTGTGCTGAGGTCCAAGGAGCCTTCTCCAGAGAAATCTTTACCTGAACCCAAATCATTCGTATCCCAAATTCTTGAAGCTTCATGCATATATAACAAAGAGTCTACAACAAACCTGTTACCAGTGTCCATAGAAGAGATTAGGCATCTTATTCTTGGCTTCCCACAAGATTGGCCTTCTTCTTTAGAACAAACTTTTGTACTCTCCCAGTAGAATTAGGCAAATCCCCAAACACGAAAGCTTGTGGAACCATAAAAACAGGCAATTTCTCCTCACAAAACTTCACAATCTCTTTACAACTTtcttcaccaccaccaccaccaaaaccctcCTTCAACTTCACAAAAGCACAAGGAGTCTCCCCCAAAACCTCATCATGTTTCCCCACAACAGCAGCCTCCAAAACTTGTGGATGAGTCAGCAAAACTGCCTCCACCTCAAGTGTGCTTATAGACTCCCCACCAGAAATTATAATGTCCCTTGCCCTATCTTTCATCTGAATGTACCCATCTGAATGCCGAACTGCCAGATCACCAGTCCTATACCATCCGCCCTTGAAAACTTCATGATTAGGGTTTGAGTTTTTCAGATATCCCAACATCAAAGTGTTGCCTCTTAACATAATCTCCCCCATTGTTTTTCCATCATATGGCACACTCTCCATACTATTCAAATCCTTCACATCAACACCTTCCATCATTAGATTGTACTGAGATTCCAACTTGGGTTTGCATGGTGTGACAATTGCCGGTCCAAGAGCCTCGGTCATGCCATATCCATGGCTCACATTAAACCCTAATTCTGTAACCTTGATCAGAATCTCCGATGCTGGCAATGCACCAGCAACAATAATCTCCACCCTTGATTTTATAACCCTAGTTTGATCATTTTCCGAGGCATCTGCTAGAATGTTTAATATAGAGGGTGCACCACATAAGTGTGTTACCTTGTGAAGATCAATTGCTTCAAAAATGGCTTTGGCTGAGACACTTCTTAGGCAGATATTGGTGCCACCAAGAGCAGCAACAGCCCAAGGGAAGCACCATCCATTGCACCTAAACATTTCGACCGTCCATAGAAAAACAGGCATTTTTCTCATGTCACTCTGAAAAATTGCTCCCAGTGAATTCAGGTACACAGCTCTGTGGCTGTACACAACTCCTTTGGGATTACCTGTTGACCCAGAAGTGTAACTCACTGAAATCGGGTCACACTCATTGTTGGGTCTGAGAATCTGAAAACCGGGTTCTGCTGGTTCCTGTAGGTCATTGTAATTTATGGCACCTAATGGAAGATCAAGATCAATAtgagaagatgatgatgattggTCACATTCTGGGATTAGAATGAGGAGAGGTGGCTTGGAGTTGGAGTTTGATTGGGACAAAATGTCAACTGCTTGGAGGACAACTTCAAGGTACTGATGATCTACAAGAatggctttggcttccaattgTTGTAATATCAAAGCTAATGCGGGTGCGTGCAGCCTAATGTTAAGTGCACAAAGGACTGCTCCTGCCATTGGAATGCTGAAATGTAACTCATAGAGTGCTGGAATGTTTGGTGCAAAAGCTGCAACCTGGTCAGGGAAGAAATTTAAACATTTAAATCATTATCAATTACTGTtacattacacacacacacacacacacacatacactgtTTTAGGTAATCAGGTCAAGTGTTGGCTCATCCTGCTATACAAAAATCACCGTATCTTATGTAGCGGGTAAGAACTTTTAGCTATTTCTTGATCCAATACTAAGGTGCTACATAGGTATTTTGTTAAGAGAAgtttttctttgtgattgtCACACTGTTActtaatattatttttcactACTCATGTTAGAACACGTGATTAGTTTATATATACAAGTGATCACTTGTGCAATAAAAAACACTTAGTTGGATTT
This window contains:
- the LOC103418254 gene encoding butanoate--CoA ligase AAE1-like; amino-acid sequence: MNKASLVQCSANYIPLSPISFLERAAVVHGDKISIVYGGVRFSWQQTLERCLKVASAFVHLGISRHDVVAAFAPNIPALYELHFSIPMAGAVLCALNIRLHAPALALILQQLEAKAILVDHQYLEVVLQAVDILSQSNSNSKPPLLILIPECDQSSSSSHIDLDLPLGAINYNDLQEPAEPGFQILRPNNECDPISVSYTSGSTGNPKGVVYSHRAVYLNSLGAIFQSDMRKMPVFLWTVEMFRCNGWCFPWAVAALGGTNICLRSVSAKAIFEAIDLHKVTHLCGAPSILNILADASENDQTRVIKSRVEIIVAGALPASEILIKVTELGFNVSHGYGMTEALGPAIVTPCKPKLESQYNLMMEGVDVKDLNSMESVPYDGKTMGEIMLRGNTLMLGYLKNSNPNHEVFKGGWYRTGDLAVRHSDGYIQMKDRARDIIISGGESISTLEVEAVLLTHPQVLEAAVVGKHDEVLGETPCAFVKLKEGFGGGGGEESCKEIVKFCEEKLPVFMVPQAFVFGDLPNSTGRVQKFVLKKKANLVGSQE